ACGAACATCTCGCGCGAGCAGGTTCAGGAGAATTTCGCCACGCCCGAGACGCTGACACTCTGGGAATTGCCGGACTATATCCGGATGGCCGAGAACGCCGGGCTTGCGGCTGCCGGATACCGGCTCCAGTACCACAAGTTGTTATCCCGCCCGTTTTTGCTCGCGGCGATGGTATTGCTGGCCGCTGCTTTCAGCCTGCGTTTCGCCCGTATGGGTGGCGTCCAAAAAATGGTTCTTGGTGGCGTCTTGTCCGGATTTTTGCTTTATGTTCTCTCGAAAATCACCGAAGACATGAGCAAGACTGAGTTGCTGTCTCCCGTGACGGCGGCTTGGGCTCCTGTTCTTGTTGGGGGGCTGACGGGGTTTTTGGTGTTGCTTTATCAGGAAGACGGGTGATGGCGTTGCGTTTCCTTCCCCGTCCCGGATCGATCGGCCGCGCGCTCGCCGCTGCGGCCTTGACGTGGTGTGCCGCAGCTCTGACCGGGCTGGCGACGGTGGCGCCTGCTTTGGCTCAGACCGACTTTTTCAGGTTTGAACAGCGGCCGCCCAAGCCGAAGGCGGGGCCAACGACGTCTGCGCGTGGTGACAAGCAGATGATGGTTCAGGCGACGGAGGTCCAATACGACCACGTCAATGAACGCGTGAATGCCGTCGGCAACGTGCAGATCTACTATGACGGCTCGACCATCGAAGCCGATAAGGTCACCTATAACCAGAAGACCAAGCGGCTGCGCGCCGAAGGCAATGTTCGTCTGACCGAAGCGAACGGCAACATCACCTACGGCGACATTCTCGAGCTCAACGACGATTACCGCGACGGCTTCGTGGATTCGCTGCGGCTGGAAACGCCGGATGCCACCCGCTTTGCGGCGGCGCGCGTCGACCGCAGCGAGGGCCGCTATTCCGTGTTGCAAAGCGGCGTCTATACCGCATGCGAAGCCTGTAAAAATGATCCGAAAAAGCCGCCGCTCTGGCAGGTCAAGGGCGCGCGCATCATCCACGATGAACAAGAGAAGATGATCTATTTCGAGCAGGCGCAGCTCGAATTCTTCGGTATGCCGGTTGCCTATTTCCCGTATTTTTCGGCGCCGGATCCGACCGTGAAGCGCAAAAGCGGTTTCCTGATGCCGAGCTTCGGCTCCGATTCAAAGTACGGTCTTCGCGCCGACGCACCCTATTTCTGGGCGCTGGCGCCGAATTACGACCTGACGCTGACGCCGACCATCACGACCAAGCAGGGCCCGCTGTTGCAAGCCGAATTCCGGCACCGGCTGATGAACGGCGCCTATGCCATTCGTGCCGCCGGCATCCGGCAGCTCGACAAGGACGAATTCATCCACACGAACGGCGATCCGACGCCAGGGTACCGCGATTGGCGTGGTGCGGTGGAATCGAACGGCCAGTTTGCCCTGAACCAGAAATGGGTCTGGGGCTGGGACGCCTTGCTGATCTCGGACAAGACCTTCTATCAGGATTATCACCTGAAGAGTTTCACCAATAACGCGAGCGATCCTTTCCAGAACGGCCAGATGGAAGGCGTATCGCAGCTTTATCTGACGGGCCGCGGTAACCGCTCCTATTTCGACGCACGTGCCATCCACTATTACGGCTTCTCCGAATTCGACGACCAAAAGCAATTGCCGGTCGTGCATCCGGTGATTGATTACAACTACATCGTTGGACAGCCGGTGCTGGGAGGCGAACTCGGCTTCAAGTTCAACTTGACGAGCCTGTCACGTCAAACAGCGTCATTCGATCCGATCACGACCTTTGCCGAAAATAACGACGCTTGCGGTCTCTCCACAGCGGACCCGGCGGTGAAAAACACCAAGAACTGCCTGTTGCGCGGTGCACCGGGCAGTTACACGCGGTTTTCGGCGGAGGCTAATTGGCGCAAATCGATCATTGATCCGTTTGGCCAGATCTTTACGCCATTCTTCTCGCTGCGTGCGGACGTCGCTTCGGTCAATCTGACGAACCAGCCAGGCGTCTCGAATTTCATCGAGACCAGCGACTCGGCGTTGTTCCGCGGTATGCCTGTTGCTGGTCTCGAATATCGCTATCCCTTCGTGAACGTGCAGTCCTGGGGCACCAATACCATCGAGCCGATCGCACAAGTCATAGTGCGTCCGAACGAGACGCAGATCGGCAAGCTGCCGAACGAAGACGCGCAGAGCTTCGTGTTCGACGACGGCAATCTGTTCGCAGTTGACAAGTTCTCGGGTTGGGATCGCGTGGAAGGCGGCGGCCGGGCGAACTACGGTGTGCAATACACCGCGCAGTTCAATCAGGGCGGCTATTTCAATGCGCTGTTCGGGCAGTCCTATCAGCTGTTCGGCGTGAACTCCTTTGCTGTAGGCGATGCCACCAATACCGGTTTGAATAGCGGTCTCGATACGCGCGCATCCGATTATGTCGCCCGCCTCGCCTATCAGCCCGATCGGATCTTCACCTTCACCACGCGCTATCGCTTCGGTGAGGAAAACTTCGATGTGAAGCGTTTCGAACTCGAGGGTAAAGCGAACTTTGACAGACTGTCGCTTCAGGCTCTCTACGGCAATTATGCCGCACAGCCGGAACTTGGCTTCCTGACCCGGCGCGAAGGCATCTTGGGCGGGGTGTCTTACAAAATGACACAGAACTGGGCCGTGATCGCCGCGGCTCGGTACGACCTCGACGCGGACCAGTTCGATCAGACCCGCCTCGGCCTCGGATATGTCGACGATTGCCTTATCTTGGCCTTGAATTACATCACCAGTTATACCTACAGCGGCAACCCGGGGAAGGATCATCGGGTCATGCTGCAATTCGGTTTGCGCACGCTCGGCACCACACAGACGTCGACTGGCGTGGGCTCCATCGGCGGTGGCTTATAAGCCGGGCTGGGCTGACATGGTCTGGCTTACAAGACCCGCCTCAATACGATGGCTGTTATCGATGATGCACGCGACCTTACCGACAACGATCACGCTCGACCGCGATGATTTTGGATCGAAACGATCCAAAATCATGAACGTGATCGATTCGAATACATTAGAGCATGACGTCGTCCGAAAACCGCTTCGCACTTTTCGGCATCATGCTCTGGCACTCCGCCCCGTCCTGCGCATGCTGGCTGTCGCTGTTGTTCTTGTCATTGCGGCTGGTTCGACCGCAAAAGCCCAGATCGTTCTCTACGTCACCGGACAACCGATCACCGCTTATGACATTGAGCAACGTGGCCGTCTGATGGGCCTCGGCGGCGGCAAAGCAAAGTCGCGGCAAGAGATCATCAACGAGCTGATCGACGACAAACTCAAAATCCTGGCCGGCAAGCGCTTTAATTTCGAGCTCAGCGACAAGGAGGTCGATAACGCCTTCGCCGGTATCGCTCGCAATGCCGGCGCGACGCCGGACCAGTTTGCGAAGCAGCTCGAGAAATCCGGCGTCAATCCGAACACGCTGAAGGCACGCCTGCGTGCCGATCTGACATGGGGCCAGATCGTGCGCGGCCGCTATGCGACGCAGTTGCAGGTCGGCGAAAAAGACATCTTCGAAGCCGAAGCCAAGAGCGGCGAAGAGAAGGATGTCGGCATCGACTACACGTTGTATCCCATTACTTTCGTCGTCCCGCGCGGCGCCGGCGCCAATGTGATCGAAGCACGCAGGCGCGAGGCCGATGCATTGCGCGGACGCTTCCAGGATTGCTCTGCCGGTCTGCCCTTCGCGCGCGCGCTTCGCGACGTCGTGGTGCGTCCGCCGGTGCGGAAAAACTCCGCGGACCTCTCCCCGGCACTTCGCGAGATTCTTGCAAAGGTCGAAGTGGGCAAGCTCACACCGCCGGAAAGCACCAGCGGTGGCATCGAGGTCTTCGCCTTGTGCGACAGGCGGGAAACGACCGCCGATTCCCCGACAAAACGCAAATTGCGCGACGAA
The genomic region above belongs to Pseudorhodoplanes sinuspersici and contains:
- a CDS encoding peptidylprolyl isomerase, producing MNVIDSNTLEHDVVRKPLRTFRHHALALRPVLRMLAVAVVLVIAAGSTAKAQIVLYVTGQPITAYDIEQRGRLMGLGGGKAKSRQEIINELIDDKLKILAGKRFNFELSDKEVDNAFAGIARNAGATPDQFAKQLEKSGVNPNTLKARLRADLTWGQIVRGRYATQLQVGEKDIFEAEAKSGEEKDVGIDYTLYPITFVVPRGAGANVIEARRREADALRGRFQDCSAGLPFARALRDVVVRPPVRKNSADLSPALREILAKVEVGKLTPPESTSGGIEVFALCDRRETTADSPTKRKLRDEMFQQRFQKQADRYLKELRAGAMIEYKQ
- a CDS encoding LPS-assembly protein LptD; its protein translation is MALRFLPRPGSIGRALAAAALTWCAAALTGLATVAPALAQTDFFRFEQRPPKPKAGPTTSARGDKQMMVQATEVQYDHVNERVNAVGNVQIYYDGSTIEADKVTYNQKTKRLRAEGNVRLTEANGNITYGDILELNDDYRDGFVDSLRLETPDATRFAAARVDRSEGRYSVLQSGVYTACEACKNDPKKPPLWQVKGARIIHDEQEKMIYFEQAQLEFFGMPVAYFPYFSAPDPTVKRKSGFLMPSFGSDSKYGLRADAPYFWALAPNYDLTLTPTITTKQGPLLQAEFRHRLMNGAYAIRAAGIRQLDKDEFIHTNGDPTPGYRDWRGAVESNGQFALNQKWVWGWDALLISDKTFYQDYHLKSFTNNASDPFQNGQMEGVSQLYLTGRGNRSYFDARAIHYYGFSEFDDQKQLPVVHPVIDYNYIVGQPVLGGELGFKFNLTSLSRQTASFDPITTFAENNDACGLSTADPAVKNTKNCLLRGAPGSYTRFSAEANWRKSIIDPFGQIFTPFFSLRADVASVNLTNQPGVSNFIETSDSALFRGMPVAGLEYRYPFVNVQSWGTNTIEPIAQVIVRPNETQIGKLPNEDAQSFVFDDGNLFAVDKFSGWDRVEGGGRANYGVQYTAQFNQGGYFNALFGQSYQLFGVNSFAVGDATNTGLNSGLDTRASDYVARLAYQPDRIFTFTTRYRFGEENFDVKRFELEGKANFDRLSLQALYGNYAAQPELGFLTRREGILGGVSYKMTQNWAVIAAARYDLDADQFDQTRLGLGYVDDCLILALNYITSYTYSGNPGKDHRVMLQFGLRTLGTTQTSTGVGSIGGGL